The Penicillium oxalicum strain HP7-1 chromosome VI, whole genome shotgun sequence genome window below encodes:
- a CDS encoding Nuclear cap-binding protein subunit 2, whose translation MSLLAINTVDRLDRPSAYYVGKNKRRSRYNDDDEPEREDPMAKLKDATTLYVGNLSFYTTEEQIHELFSKCGEIKRLVMGLDRFNKTPCGFCFVEYYTHQDALDCLKYIGGTKLDERIIRTDLDPGFEEGRQYGRGKSGGQVRDEYREEYDPGRGGYGRAYDEQRQREEEQYGEGR comes from the exons ATGAGTCTACTAGCTATCAATACAGTTGACCGTCTGGACAGGCCCAGCGCCTATTATGTGGGCAAG AACAAGCGGCGCAGCAGATAcaatgacgatgatgaaccCGAACGAGAGGACCCCATGGCCAAGTTGAAGGATGCGACTACGCTCTACGTAGGCAATTT GTCTTTTTACACGACGGAGGAACAGATCCACGAGTTGTTCTCCAA GTGTGGTGAGATCAAGCGCCTGGTCATGGGTCTCGACCGTTTCAACAAGACTCCCTGCGGATTCTGCTTCGTCGAATACTACACCCACCAGGATGCTCTGGATTGCCTGAAATATATTGGAGGAACCAAGCTGGATGAGCGAATCATCCGAACCGATTTGGATCCCGGGTTTGAGGAGGGACGGCAATACGG ACGCGGTAAGTCTGGTGGACAAGTCCGTGACGAATATCGCGAAGAGTACGACCCTGGACGCGGTGGTTACGGTCGGGCATACGACGAGCAGCGTCAACGGGAGGAGGAACAATATGGCGAGGGAAGGTAA
- a CDS encoding 4'-phosphopantetheinyl transferase A produces MTANQLGSAGTQSAMTGAKTEQPWHGLPTLVRWFISTRQWEARGLDLPLIDALRPAEQEAIRRYHFASDRRMSLASHLLKYLYIHRSCGVPWKQIVLSRTPKPEGRPYYASKTEIRVDFNVSHQASFTILAGVIVPSKEQLARQSAAQGVVASPPRIGIDITCVSERRKPMETMREYLNFISAFDSVFSPQEMAIMQNPLSTLRRARDLGLAEAFPLDDEATLINFGFRLFYSHWALKEAYLKMTGDALLADWLQELEFTNVIPPPMADRFAAQRPAGSDSGVDNCQNSSQQWGVPYTDIRIFKHGTEIHGVRLQLEAFEADYILAIAGQGCPVGPLSQLQLDDSLSHQKPATTTHATRIPINTRLALGQSDPWNPECGILDPWLPVQEVDIDLDVRACAEGRCSH; encoded by the coding sequence ATGACAGCCAACCAGCTCGGATCTGCTGGTACACAATCAGCAATGACCGGGGCCAAGACCGAACAACCGTGGCACGGTCTGCCAACGTTGGTTCGATGGTTCATCAGTACTCGGCAGTGGGAGGCGCGAGGCCTTGATCTTCCATTGATCGACGCACTACGTCCTGCGGAGCAAGAAGCGATTAGAAGGTATCACTTTGCATCCGACAGGCGCATGTCACTGGCATCGCATCTTCTCAAATATCTTTATATACACCGCTCCTGCGGTGTGCCTTGGAAGCAGATCGTCCTCAGTCGCACCCCCAAACCCGAAGGTCGACCCTATTATGCGTCCAAGACGGAGATACGAGTAGATTTCAATGTCAGCCACCAAGCCTCCTTCACCATTCTGGCGGGGGTCATCGTGCCGTCCAAGGAACAACTTGCGCGACAATCTGCTGCCCAAGGCGTGGTAGCATCGCCGCCTAGAATTGGAATTGACATCACATGTGTCAGCGAGCGACGCAAGCCAATGGAGACCATGCGGGAATATCTCAATTTCATATCAGCCTTTGATTCCGTATTCTCGCCACAAGAAATGGCTATCATGCAAAATCCGCTGTCGACGCTGCGGCGAGCGCGGGATCTGGGCCTCGCCGAGGCCTTCCCTTTGGACGACGAAGCGACACTGATCAATTTTGGCTTTCGTCTGTTCTACTCACACTGGGCTTTAAAAGAGGCGTATCTGAAAATGACAGGTGACGCCCTCCTAGCAGACTGGCTGCAGGAACTTGAATTCACAAACGTCATTCCTCCACCCATGGCGGATCGTTTCGCTGCGCAAAGACCCGCGGGCAGTGATTCCGGAGTGGACAACTGCCAAAATTCCTCCCAGCAATGGGGTGTGCCCTACACGGATATCAGGATCTTCAAACATGGCACAGAGATTCACGGCGTACGGCTCCAGCTCGAAGCCTTTGAGGCTGATTATATCCTTGCTATCGCCGGTCAAGGCTGCCCTGTTGGTCCACTCTCTCAGCTACAGCTGGACGATAGCCTCTCTCATCAGAAACCGGCCACTACAACACATGCGACACGCATTCCTATCAACACTCGCCTGGCTTTGGGCCAGTCCGACCCTTGGAACCCAGAATGTGGCATTCTCGATCCGTGGTTGCCCGTGCAAGAAGTTGACATTGATCTTGACGTTCGGGCCTGTGCCGAAGGAAGGTGTTCCCATTGA
- a CDS encoding Nucleoporin NUP82 codes for MPKVHSYAPAWLCRPSPGANLFASNPDKISTDEALKPGKASAVSGAVKTIAKRGSEVFVVIDNEIRWSNLARLKDQWQQQARQKKTNTHAEETPSPSYRVLAVPVYGLIKQIIPSPNGAFLAIVTEHTVHIAVLPDSSHLASADKSQIRLKTYQLGPTTHVIPEAPVVSAIWHPLGLHSNLGGCLVTITADAAVRVWELDRNNHWSFDQPTLAVDLKKLVDGTSSDQDFAPSGFGKNKGFSADVFDMEVASACFAGNGSEKEDAWAPMTLWVAMKPGDLYALCPLLPSKWQAPSATIPALSSAIIPKLAALEEAPEDVEEELIASRQQYEWLREIDEQEAAYHPSDSDLIPGADVFSRPANPSAIPRLQGPFRFDTGDQLDDLDLCDILVIASKLDVEDLMVGEDEELGVEAGDQDKLSATIVCLTSGNGRVHICLELDGVEGQWLPKAKKNAFRTPLSEPADLVLVESLDTIKTTGAESVVWPTFTKDVHSRYSFFVTTASNVVHFSLTSWVQRLEAELQAEDTSGSGFRLQVLCSGDVAQREKILQASDSDAIALNEHLAASLVFYDFDLGYMLLTYHPSNPYAAVMDGPEDAFSASLELRTYDYKPSSDASSALAPHRAPYQVPAILYAKSPLETFVEKHVPHRQRHTLKEHVRLSPATLDLVTTAHRVLSAHTNALERAASDLFRRCERLQGEMKDQLKQLADVAERIQGVTSEIGEDGTRKYGSRNGDVLDKRLQAAKAKQDEITRRYDALRKKLLNSGGRPLSEKEKAWISEVNTLNDSIGEKAPSANEADQQLTQRLVTVKDLAHELVAEAKTISAKALSPEPGSPASPGGAQPKVPQRLQRAKVADAMRMVERESAVIDAITSRLERLHTSL; via the exons ATGCCCAAGGTTCACAGCTATGCGCCGGCCTGGCTGTGCCGGCCGTCACCTGGCGCCAACCTCTTTGCGAGCAATCCGGACAAGATTTCTACAGATGAGGCGCTAAAGCCAGGGAAAGCTTCCGCAGTGAGTGGCGCGGTCAAAACGATTGCCAAGAGGGGTAGCGAGGTGTTCGTTGTGATCGACAATGAGATTCGCTGGTCCAATCTGGCGCGGTTGAAGGATCAATGGCAGCAGCAGGCGAggcagaagaagaccaacaCACACGCTGAGGAGACGCCCTCTCCGTCTTATCGA GTGCTCGCCGTGCCTGTCTACGGGCTCATCAAACAAATCATTCCTTCCCCAAATGGAGCTTTCCTGGCAATTGTCACCGAGCATACAGTACACATCGCGGTACTTCCGGACTCGTCACATCTCGCGTCGGCCGACAAATCTCAGATTCGACTGAAGACATACCAGCTGGGTCCCACCACTCATGTCATTCCAGAAGCTCCAGTGGTCTCTGCGATCTGGCACCCGCTGGGCCTGCACAGCAACCTTGGCGGATGCCTGGTCACAATCACCGCCGATGCCGCCGTGCGAGTCTGGGAACTCGATCGAAACAACCACTGGTCGTTCGATCAACCAACATTGGCTGTGGATCTTAAGAAGTTAGTTGACGGCACCTCATCAGACCAAGATTTTGCTCCCTCTGGATTTGGTAAAAATAAGGGATTCTCTGCCGATGTCTTTGATATGGAGGTTGCATCAGCTTGCTTCGCTGGCAACGGGAGTGAAAAGGAGGATGCTTGGGCCCCCATGACCCTATGGGTTGCTATGAAGCCTGGGGACCTCTACGCTCTGTGCCCATTACTGCCATCCAAGTGGCAAGCCCCGTCCGCTACGATCCCCGCGCTCTCGTCAGCTATCATTCCCAAGCTGGCCGCCCTGGAAGAAGCACCCGAAGatgtcgaggaggaattgatCGCCTCTCGACAGCAGTACGAATGGCTGAGGGAAATTGATGAACAAGAGGCTGCCTATCACCCCTCTGATTCGGACCTCATTCCAGGCGCTGATGTGTTCTCGCGGCCCGCAAACCCTAGTGCAATCCCACGCCTGCAAGGTCCGTTCCGGTTCGACACTGGTGATCAACTCGATGATCTTGATCTGTGTGATATTCTGGTTATTGCGTCGAAACTCGACGTGGAAGACCTTATGGtcggagaagacgaagaacTGGGAGTGGAGGCCGGTGACCAGGATAAGCTGTCTGCCACGATCGTCTGTCTTACCAGTGGGAATGGTCGTGTTCACATTTGCCTGGAATTGGACGGCGTCGAAGGCCAGTGGCTGCCCAAAGCTAAGAAAAACGCGTTCCGCACGCCGCTCTCAGAGCCTGCCGATTTGGTGTTGGTTGAGTCGCTGGACACCATCAAGACCACGGGCGCAGAATCTGTTGTCTGGCCGACTTTCACCAAGGACGTCCACTCTCGATACTCATTTTTCGTTACAACGGCCTCGAACGTGGTTCACTTTTCCTTAACATCTTGGGTACAAAGACTAGAGGCTGAATTGCAGGCCGAAGACACTTCCGGATCAGGCTTCCGACTGCAGGTCCTCTGCAGTGGAGATGTTGcgcagagagagaagatcttGCAAGCCTCGGATTCAGACGCCATCGCGCTCAACGAACATCTGGCGGCGTCATTAGTGTTTTATGACTTCGACCTGGGATACATGCTTCTCACGTATCATCCCTCCAACCCGTACGCGGCGGTTATGGATGGTCCGGAGGACGCATTCTCGGCGTCATTGGAACTTCGTACATATGATTACAAGCCCAGCTCAGATGCTTCTTCCGCGCTGGCTCCTCACCGAGCTCCTTACCAAGTCCCCGCTATTCTCTATGCCAAGTCGCCCCTCGAGACTTTTGTCGAGAAGCATGTGCCGCATCGTCAACGGCACACTCTCAAAGAGCATGTTCGACTTTCTCCCGCGACTCTGGACTTGGTGACTACGGCTCATCGCGTTCTCTCCGCCCATACAAACGCTCTGGAGCGAGCAGCGTCGGACTTGTTCCGTCGGTGTGAGAGACTGCAAGGCGAAATGAAGGATCAGCTGAAGCAACTCGCCGACGTTGCCGAACGCATCCAGGGCGTGACGAGCGAGATCGGAGAGGACGGTACTCGCAAATATGGTTCGCGCAACGGTGATGTCCTCGACAAGCGACTGCAGGCAGCGAAGGCCAAACAGGACGAAATTACGCGCAGATATGACGCGTTGCGCAAGAAGCTCCTCAATTCGGGTGGTCGCCCACTAagcgagaaggagaaagcCTGGATCTCGGAAGTCAATACATTGAACGACTCCATTGGCGAGAAAGCACCCTCAGCGAATGAGGCAGATCAGCAGCTGACTCAACGATTGGTGACG GTCAAGGATCTTGCCCACGAGCTTGTGGCTGAAGCCAAAACCATTAGTGCCAAGGCATTGTCCCCTGAGCCTGGCAGTCCCGCTTCGCCGGGGGGTGCTCAGCCAAAGGTGCCACAGCGGCTCCAGCGCGCCAAGGTCGCGGATGCAATGAGAATGGTTGAGCGAGA GTCTGCGGTCATTGACGCAATCACGTCGCGTCTCGAGCGGCTTCATACCAGCTTGTGA
- a CDS encoding RNA exonuclease 4 → MDATNLSSNWKRLQATLKQSGAASATSTAKRKTADRDSSSATTKKRKFADTPHKVPSKTQVTRTTIKKRKMLDSATNGPTDYSETASSTSRRKSSTNATTAPIPVSRNSQVNEGRSPTAELGKHIAIDCEMVGVGPNPDNDSVLARVSIVNFNGDQIYDSYVRPKEMVTDWRTHVSGIAPKHMVEARTLEEVQKEVGEIMNGRILVGHAVSNDLDALLLGHPKRDIRDTSKHPEYRKIAGGGSPRLKMLAEHFLGLKIQDGAHSSVEDARATMALYRREKDAFEREHLKKWPIRNVPTTSGDGEQKKKKKKKKTTRKR, encoded by the exons ATGGATGCAACAAATCTTTCCAGTAATTGGAAGAGACTACAGGCCACACTCAAGCAAAGCGGTGCTGCGTCGGCGACGTCAACTGCCAAACGGAAGACCGCAGATCGcgactcctcctccgcgACCACGAAGAAACGCAAATTCGCCGACACTCCCCACAAAGTTCCCTCCAAAACGCAAGTTACTAGGACGACGATCAAGAAACGCAAGATGTTGGATAGTGCCACCAATGGCCCTACCGATTATTCTGAAACGGCCTCTTCCACAAGTCGAAGGAAATCCAGCACGAATGCAACGACCGCTCCAATTCCGGTGTCACGAAACTCTCAGGTCAACGAGGGACGCTCTCCTAC TGCGGAGCTAGGGAAACATATTGCCATTGACTGTGAAATGGTCGGCGTCGGGCCCAATCCTGATAACGACTCGGTTCTGGCGCGAGTCAGTATCGTCAATTTCAACGGGGACCAAATATACGATTCATATGTTCGACCGAAGGAGATGGTCACCGATTGGCGGACACATGTGAGTGGCATCGCGCCGAAACACATGGTCGAAGCCCGCACCCTCGAGGAAGTGCAAAAGGAAGTCGGCGAGATCATGAATGGCCGCATCCTCGTAGGCCATGCGGTCAGTAACGACCTGGacgctcttctcctcggtcATCCCAAGCGCGACATCCGCGATACCAGCAAACACCCCGAATATCGCAAGATCGCGGGTGGAGGTTCTCCACGGTTGAAGATGCTCGCCGAGCACTTTTTGGGATTGAAGATTCAAGACGGCGCGCACTCCTCCGTGGAGGATGCCCGAGCTACCATGGCGCTGTATCGTCGGGAAAAGGACGCCTTTGAAAGGGAGCACTTGAAGAAATGGCCCATTCGCAATGTGCCCACAACTTCGGGGGACGGtgaacaaaagaagaaaaagaagaagaagaagaccaccCGCAAGCGGTGA
- a CDS encoding Pyridoxal 5'-phosphate synthase subunit PdxT, protein MPVTVGVLALQGAFVEHIKLLKTAAEQEGFADWQFIEVRTPQELEKCDGLVLPGGESTTMSLVAARSNLLEPLREFVKVRRRPTWGTCAGLILLAESANKTKKGGQELIGGLDVRVNRNHFGRQTESFQGPLDLPFLGENAPPFPAVFIRAPIVECILPTQSGIQEEESQREDTIIAPSRKARNSVADAANSDVEVMATLSGPAARHATQGRAISPDHELGDVVAVRQGNVFGTSFHPELTGDARIHAWWLHQVEDALKRRQKRSS, encoded by the exons ATGCCGGTCACCGTGGGAGTTCTCGCTCTACAGGGCGCATTTGTTGAACATATCAAGCTACTGAAGACGGCAGCGGAGCAAGAAGGCTTCGCTGACTGGCAGTTCATCGAAGTTCGAACGCCACAAGAGCTCGAGAAATGCGATGGGCTTGTATTGCCCGGTGGCGAGAGCACCACCATGTCGCTGGTTGCGGCACGTTCAAATCTACTAGAGCCACTGAGAGAATTTGTCAA AGTCCGCCGTAGGCCAACGTGGGGCACTTGCGCCGGCTTGATCCTCCTCGCGGAATCCGCCAACAAGACGAAGAAGGGTGGTCAGGAGTTGATTGGTGGCCTTGATGTTCGAGTGAATCGCAATCATTTCGGTCGACAGACGGAGAGCTTCCAGGGACCTCTTGATCTGCCATTCTTGGGCGAAAATGCCCCGCCGTTCCCTGCCGTCTTTATCCGAGCACCCATTGTCGAGTGCATCTTGCCCACCCAATCGGGAATTCAAGAGGAGGAATCTCAACGCGAGGACACAATTATTGCGCCTTCAAGGAAGGCGAGAAATTCGGTAGCGGACGCTGCCAATAGCGATGTCGAGGTGATGGCCACCTTGTCTGGGCCAGCGGCGCGCCATGCCACACAGGGCCGTGCGATCAGTCCGGATCACGAGTTGGGCGATGTCGTGGCGGTGCGCCAAGGCAATGTGTTTGGAACCAGCTTCCATCCTGAGCTGACGGGAGATGCCAGAATCCACGCCTGGTGGTTGCATCAGGTAGAGGATGCTCTGAAGAGGAGGCAGAAGCGCAGCTCGTAA
- a CDS encoding putative 1-acyl-sn-glycerol-3-phosphate acyltransferase: MSFTSYIVTGVSCYVAGTLALFALGQKVPRAAFVARCLAAYGSLLVCAIYGVIASIVLRLVGYGRVSQWATARSFKWVMRLATGVTFDIIEGQEHLSTRPAIFVGNHQSELDVLMLGVVFPPYCSVTAKKSLRNVPFLGWFMTLSRTVFIDRANRENAMKAFDGAVREMREHRQSVFIFPEGTRSYSDEPMLLPFKKGAFHLAVKAGVPIVPVVAENYSHVLSPRNLRFNAGSIKIKVLPPIETKNLTPADVDRLTVSTRDSMLEAMMSMAKQTHKVEPSRTNGVSTAIEI, translated from the exons ATGTCGTTTACTTCCTATATTGTTACAGGTGTCAGTTGCTACGTAGCCGGTACACTGGCACTCTTTGCCCTGGGCCAAAAAGTCCCTCGCGCGGCATTCGTCGCGCGCTGCCTCGCTGCATATGGCTCGCTCCTTGTGTGCGCCATCTACGGTGTGATTGCTTCCATCGTCCTTCGTCTCGTTGGCTATGGCCGTGTTTCGCAGTGGGCGACTGCCCGAAGCTTCAAGTGGGTGATGCGGCTTGCAACTGGTGTGACATTTGATATCATCGAGGGCCAAGAGCACTTGTCCACGCGGCCGGCGATCTTTGTTGGCAACCACCAGTCAGAACTGGATGTATTGATGCTCGGGGTTGTTTTCCCACCATACTGCAGTGTGACCGCGAAGAAGTCTTTACGCAATGTTCCGTTCCTCGGCTGGTTTATGACCCTGTCGCGTACGGTCTTCATTGACCGAGCCAACCGGGAGAATGCCATGAAAGCCTTTGACGGAGCAGTGAGGGAGATGCGCGAGCACCGTCAGAGCGTGTTTATCTTCCCCGAGGGTACGCGAAGCTACTCTGACGAGCCTATGCTACTGCCGTTCAAGAAGGGTGCTTTCCATCTGGCTGTAAAGGCTGGTGTACCAATTGTGCCGGTCGTGGCTGAGAATTACTCCCATGTCCTGTCGCCTCGCAACTTGCGATTCAACGCTGGCtcaatcaagatcaagg TCCTGCCTCCTATTGAAACTAAGAATCTGACCCCTGCCGACGTGGATCGGTTGACTGTGTCCACCCGTGACTCGATGCTCGAGGCGATGATGAGCATGGCAAAGCAAACACACAAAGTTGAGCCCTCGCGAACCAACGGCGTCTCGACCGCCATTGAGATCTGA
- a CDS encoding Protein bimA: MALSTGHVASQLRHLIYYNLDNNLVRNALFLAGRLHAYEPRSFEAQYLLSLCHLLSGEVKAAFECSQGSGSRGLHAGCAYVYAQACLDLGKELDGITALERSKALWSSKNHWNKHSETSRQHLPDAPAVYCLLGKLWQAHKDLDKAVDCYVESLKMNPFMWDAFLGLCSTGVNIRVPNIYQLSPELLSAISACPDDVDAVPAQYAQPDKPYPSHHTGDPFMISTTRGEFDSTNGSSAFWGPFNGHSTGMNPAAAPVIHEGTETPSGQSSSGSEDFRIANGVTEPESAWEPPLAPARRIRAVQSVSMDQSGYPPPKMRSAGIRSRPRTRTEPEEASLAPLDRDPPPPASRFGDRKRTVSGQVAHPVPAQPIEPGAPQRRSVRLLGQIKPTTSKLAMASLSGRDGREVKKVRNPAAKGRPTTTTSTVGRVVSGNRKHVESSDSDGKEPRTGSMPPSNPGPPPLPRNAERTKELEALNWLLGLFAKLASGYSALCRYRCPEAIQHFNSLSQGQRETAWVLAQLGRAYFEQAMYPESAKYFARVQAMAPSRVEDMEIYSTVLWHLKNDVELAYLAHQLLEADRLSPQAWCAVGNSFSHQRDHDQALKCFKRATMLDPEFAYAFTLQGHEYVANEEYDKALDAYRQGINVENRHYNAWYGLGTVYDKMGKLDFAEQHFRNAATINPTNAVLICCMGLVLEKMNNPRNALLHYERACSLAPHSILARFRKARVLMKLQEFNVALVELKSLKDIAPDEANVHYLLGKLYKILRDKGNAIKHFTTALNLDPKAAQFIKDAMESLDDDEMEDADIA, translated from the exons ATGGCCCTGTCCACTGGCCATGTGGCTAGCCAACTCAGGCATCTGATTTACTACAACCTCGATAATAACCTCGTTCGCAATGCGCTCTTCCTTGCTGGTCGTCTCCACGCTTATGAGCCTCGGTCCTTCGAGGCGCAATATCTCTTATCACTCTGCCACCTCCTGAGTGGTGAAGTCAAGGCCGCATTCGAGTGCAGCCAGGGTTCAGGATCGCGTGGCTTACATGCAGGCTGCGCTTATGTCTATGCACAAGCCTGCCTTGATCTAGGAAAAGAGCTAGATGGCATCACTGCTTTGGAGCGCAGCAAAGCCCTCTGGTCATCCAAAAATCACTGGA ATAAACACAGTGAAACTTCGCGACAACACTTACCGGATGCGCCCGCCGTGTACTGTCTGCTTGGCAAGTTGTGGCAAGCGCACAAAGACCTAGACAAGGCGGTGGACTGCTATGTGGAATCACTCAAAATGAATCCCTTCATGTGGGATGCATTTCTCGGACTGTGTTCGACCG GTGTCAACATACGAGTGCCCAACATCTACCAATTAAGCCCCGAACTCCTCTCCGCAATATCCGCCTGTCCGGACGACGTCGATGCCGTTCCAGCGCAGTACGCGCAGCCCGACAAACCGTATCCTTCTCACCATACCGGCGATCCTTTCATGATTTCCACTACGCGCGGTGAATTTGATTCGACAAATGGAAGCTCGGCCTTTTGGGGACCGTTCAACGGGCACTCTACTGGCATGAATCCGGCCGCTGCGCCAGTAATACACGAGGGAACGGAAACCCCCAGTGGACAAAGCAGCAGTGGCTCGGAGGATTTTCGGATCGCAAACGGAGTGACCGAACCGGAGTCCGCCTGGGAACCACCGCTCGCGCCAGCAAGGAGGATCCGGGCCGTTCAGTCGGTGAGCATGGATCAATCAGGTTATCCTCCGCCCAAAATGAGATCTGCGGGTATTCGATCCCGGCCCAGAACCCGTACGGAACCCGAGGAAGCCTCTTTGGCGCCTTTGGACCGCGATCCGCCACCACCTGCGTCGAGGTTCGGCGATCGGAAACGGACCGTCTCCGGTCAAGTCGCCCATCCTGTGCCTGCTCAGCCAATCGAACCCGGAGCTCCCCAGCGACGGAGTGTCCGCCTTCTAGGTCAGATCAAACCTACTACCAGCAAACTTGCGATGGCTTCACTCTCAGGTCGCGATGGTCGTGAAGTGAAGAAGGTGCGAAATCCTGCTGCTAAAGGACGTCCGACCACCACAACGTCCACTGTGGGCCGCGTCGTCAGTGGCAATCGCAAACACGTCGAGTCATCCGACAGTGATGGCAAAGAACCGCGGACTGGCTCGATGCCCCCCTCCAATCCTGggccccctcctcttccgcgAAATGCCGAGAGAACAAAAGAGCTTGAGGCTCTGAACTGGCTGCTTGGTCTGTTTGCGAAGCTCGCATCTGGGTATAGTGCTCTATGCAGGTACAGATGCCCAGAGGCGATCCAGCATTTCAATTCACTTTCGCAGGGCCAGCGGGAGACTGCCTGGGTTCTAGCTCAGCTGGGTCGAGCCTACTTTGAGCAAGCAATGTATCCAGAATCTGCGAAATACTTTGCACGGGTCCAGGCTATGGCGCCATCACGAGTTGAGGACATGGAGATCTATTCGACTGTTCTCTGGCATCTCAAGAATGATGTGGAGCTGGCGTATCTGGCCCACCAGCTCCTCGAGGCTGATCGATTGTCACCACAAGCTTGGTGTGCGGTTGGCAATTCCTTCTCCCATCAACGCGATCATGACCAGGCCTTGAAATGCTTCAAGCGGGCCACTATGCTGGATCCCGAATTTGCGTACGCTTTCACACTACAGGGCCATGAATACGTCGCAAATGAAGAATACGACAAGGCCTTGGATGCCTACCGCCAAGGTATCAACGTGGAGAACCGCCACTACAATGCCTGGTATGGGCTGGGCACCGTGTATGACAAAATGGGCAAGCTGGACTTTGCTGAGCAACATTTCCGTAATGCCGCAACCATCAATCCGACCAACGCTGTTCTCATCTGCTGCATGGGTCTGgtcctggagaagatgaacaACCCGCGAAATGCTCTTTTGCACTATGAACGGGCATGCTCCCTCGCACCCCACTCCATACTGGCTCGTTTCCGCAAGGCTCGTGTCTTGATGAAACTCCAGGAATTTAATGTTGCCTTGGTAGAGTTGAAGTCACTCAAGGATATTGCTCCCGACGAGGCCAACGTGCACTACCTACTTGGCAAATTGTACAAGATCCTCCGCGACAAGGGCAATGCCATCAAGCATTTCACCACTGCGTTGAACCTCGATCCCAAG GCTGCACAATTCATCAAAGATGCAATGGAATCTTTGGACGATGATGAAATGGAGGACGCCGACATCGCCTGA